In Pochonia chlamydosporia 170 chromosome 3, whole genome shotgun sequence, the following are encoded in one genomic region:
- a CDS encoding F-box protein (similar to Colletotrichum gloeosporioides Nara gc5 XP_007280058.1) → MDDDQVACQPHMDDTQEEVLPPLSSSPPDTVILDSPSLDATIPKSPRLSRNPSFSGSSSHHDDWDPLPPLDRLTVLDLLDNLALPQQLEKLQKGISAQTSKVRRSRDAFKSRTQLARDRMVEEWRRRVPSADEQFDRYRKRMRQRVEKLGRQWNDTKAITLREKISFICGVMNIFISGYLIGGYPQYFHLWYTAQLIYFMPIRFFTYHRRGYHYFLADLCYFVNMLLSLSIWVFPNSKRLLTATYCLAFGNNAVAIIMWRNSLVFHSFDKVTSLFIHIMPCATLHCLVHLHSSEDQKSRFPAIWAIKNASPGSPTAYANVVSMLAWSTIPYAFWQLSYYFFITVRRREKIAAGRPTSFTWLRRSYSKTWIGKFVLSLPQALQEPAFMLIQYSYAVLTMLPCPLWFNSRFASSTFLLVVFAWSIYNGSTYYIDVFGKRFQKELEAMKAEVLKWQSTPELMLQSPLLTPHPDVTPAPGVGQQTQPLELGQGVQSPNNMPRPGSGIGRTTSLDKIPLLDDSVGTTTGLDGGAKDIARERKTQ, encoded by the coding sequence atggacgacgacCAGGTTGCTTGCCAGCCTCATATGGACGACACTCAAGAGGAAGTATTGCCGCCCCTCAGCTCCTCTCCTCCCGACACAGTTATCCTAGACTCCCCAAGTTTGGATGCGACTATACCAAAGAGCCCTCGGTTGTCCAGAAACCCCTCGTTTTCTGGCAGCAGCTCCCATCATGACGACTGGGATCCACTGCCTCCGCTCGACCGCCTAACTGTGCTCGATCTCCTCGACAATCTAGCTCTACCCCAACAGCTAGAGAAGCTCCAAAAAGGTATTTCAGCGCAGACCAGCAAAGTTCGTCGATCCAGAGATGCATTCAAGTCCAGGACGCAACTCGCCCGCGACCGGATGGTTGAGGAGTGGAGGCGCCGCGTCCCCTCGGCAGACGAACAGTTCGATCGATACAGGAAAAGGATGCGACAACGCGTTGAGAAGCTTGGTCGACAATGGAATGATACAAAAGCAATCACTCTGCGTGAAAAAATATCTTTCATATGTGGTGTCATGAATATCTTCATCAGCGGGTATCTAATTGGCGGGTATCCCCAGTACTTCCACCTCTGGTACACAGCTCAACTGATTTATTTCATGCCAATCCGCTTTTTCACCTATCACCGACGTGGATACCATTATTTTCTGGCCGACCTCTGCTACTTCGTCAACATGCTGCTTTCTCTCAGTATTTGGGTTTTTCCCAACTCTAAGCGGCTGCTCACGGCAACTTATTGTCTGGCTTTTGGTAATAACGCTGTGGCAATCATCATGTGGCGTAATTCTCTCGTATTCCACAGCTTTGACAAGGTCACATCCCTTTTTATTCATATAATGCCGTGTGCAACACTTCATTGCCTCGTTCATTTGCATTCCTCCGAGGATCAGAAATCACGATTTCCTGCCATCTGGGCCATTAAGAACGCAAGTCCTGGTTCACCCACTGCCTACGCCAATGTCGTCTCAATGCTTGCATGGAGCACAATTCCTTACGCGTTTTGGCAGCTGAGCTACTACTTCTTTATTACCGTTCGCCGAAGGGAAAAAATAGCGGCTGGTCGACCTACATCCTTTACATGGCTACGACGGTCCTATTCCAAAACTTGGATTGGCAAATTCGTCCTCTCTCTTCCCCAAGCTCTCCAAGAGCCCGCTTTCATGTTGATACAATACAGTTACGCAGTGCTAACGATGCTACCATGTCCACTATGGTTCAATAGCAGATTCGCATCTTCCACGTTTCTACTCGTTGTATTTGCTTGGAGTATCTATAATGGATCAACATATTATATTGATGTCTTTGGGAAGCGCTTCCAGAAGGAATTGGAAGCCATGAAAGCTGAGGTGTTGAAGTGGCAGAGCACACCTGAACTTATGCTGCAATCGCCGCTGTTGACACCTCATCCAGACGTTACTCCGGCTCCGGGAGTTGGGCAACAAACACAACCTTTGGAACTGGGGCAGGGTGTACAATCGCCGAATAACATGCCGAGGCCTGGTTCAGGGATTGGTCGAACAACTAGTTTGGACAAAATACCACTGCTTGATGATAGTGTTGGCACAACCACTGGACTAGACGGTGGGGCAAAAGATATCGCTCGAGAGAGAAAGACACAATAA
- a CDS encoding WD domain-containing protein (similar to Beauveria bassiana ARSEF 2860 XP_008600572.1), with product MTASPTTPRHSRNSSAADSFHGYYHARRQSKSSVNDPATPFPNDLRHQDSIDLGVLTSGGPAAVNGMGNLADELADAFSDSNDEDEAEYEENRVHMPHSQITETQTTAADGRGAGGLGHDSTPTNNAPDGHGINDRLLSPHGRGHQRRNTDYDGSEYGSESDLDSGGMPPTLIAKIDAIESLARRGTENYGGPGDEVIQRVTDGLRDLGPQSTVEGNASRLITAHTALTSHLTHQTRQLHSLTFPLLSPLATAPDTEIVDGLVPLLASLSDDMPRPSTTAFNSLTALHTITSELIQTLSYLSDTLHMSRQTTATATRRLKSAKELVAEMRRDEELREEGERWLSRGNWSQRLENRECANVCGEVIGGFEDVCNGWRQRLLAQADSQA from the exons ATGACCGCTTCGCCAACAACTCCACGACATTCCCGAAACTCGTCAGCGGCCGACAGCTTTCATGGATATTATCACGCTCGGAGGCAATCCAAATCATCTGTGAATGATCCCGCCACGCCGTTTCCGAACGACCTGCGCCATCAAGATAGCATAGATCTCGGGGTGCTAACCAGCGGGGGTCCTGCTGccgtcaatggcatgggTAATTTAGCAGACGAACTTGCCGACGCATTCTCGGATTCgaatgacgaggatgaggctGAATATGAAGAAAACAGAGTTCATATGCCACATTCCCAAATTACGGAGACACAAACAACTGCTGCTGATGGGAGAGGAGCTGGTGGATTGGGCCATGATTCTACACCGACAAACAATGCACCTGATGGTCATGGAATTAATGATAGACTGCTTTCGCCTCATGGCAGGGGGCATCAGAGGAGAAATACAGACTATGACGGCAGCGAATACGGCTCAGAGTCAGATCTTGACTCCGGTGGTATGCCTCCCACGCTAATCGCGAAAATCGATGCGATCGAGTCTCTCGCTCGGAGAGGAACAGAAAACTATGGCGGCCCTGGCGATGAAGTAATCCAACGAGTGACGGACGGTCTGCGGGATCTCGGCCCGCAGTCAACAGTCGAAGGAAATGCGTCCAG GCTAATAACGGCGCATACGGCACTTACCAGCCATCTCACGCACCAGACTCGCCAGCTACATAGCCTAACATTTCCATTACTGTCTCCTCTCGCAACTGCACCGGATACCGAAATAGTTGATGGCCTTGTTCCTCTGTTAGCATCCCTATCGGACGACATGCCCCGGCCGTCGACAACAGCCTTTAATTCCTTGACCGCACTTCATACTATTACCTCCGAATTAATCCAGACTTTGAGCTATCTCTCAGACACGCTACATATGTCCCGACAGacgacagcaacagccactAGAAGGCTGAAGAGTGCAAAGGAGTTAGTTGCCGAAATGCGACGTGACGAGGAGTTGCGGGAAGAGGGTGAGCGATGGCTATCTCGCGGCAACTGGTCTCAGCGCCTTGAGAATAGGGAATGTGCGAATGTATGCGGAGAAGTGATTGGAGGCTTTGAGGATGTTTGCAATGGCTGGCGACAAAGGCTTCTGGCGCAGGCAGATTCTCAGGCGTGA
- a CDS encoding cell cycle regulatory protein (Srw1) (similar to Neosartorya fischeri NRRL 181 XP_001263610.1) — MTLQAETSASLSAPLLDSQSDESKPDLVSAPDGTATPPAVERGRLESKIGYESGSSRRIRNRTITSDTLRPTDLDAGAVDSALLRELQRPHRESTPSASPHRKRQRINGDRFIPTRSGQDLQASFSLLHEDGSPATPSRQKKRTPHGELHFQKTEEANRTFSTLLRAELFENSVPQQNQPTHSPENTTRNPSAAQPNHATRARTPPTNPTSSLPSSLTPSTPHKNLFSYVSPRHQGHVAVHPTPSKTPQSRHGPNLDTRAEIYSLSPVRFGSQQLLLSPRRQPRAVSKVPYKVLDAPELADDFYLNLVDWGSANVLGVGLGSSVYMWNAQTSKVNKLCTLEDDTVTSVSWIQKGTHLAIGTGKGLVQIWDAEKTRRLRTMTGHTARVGSLAWNTHILTSGSRDRLIYHRDVRAPDQWLRKLVGHKQEVCGLKWNCEDGQLASGGNDNKLMVWDKLSESPLWKFSDHTAAVKAISWSPHQRGLLASGGGTADRRIIFHDTVKGTVVNEIDTGSQVCNIAWSKNSNEIVSTHGYSQNQIVVWKYPSMTQVASLTGHTYRVLYLAMSPDGRVVVTGAGDETLRFWSIFGRRSGSREDGETGGGKFADWGVIR; from the exons ATGACGTTGCAAGCAGAGACGTCCGCCTCTTTGTCTGCGCCCTTGCTTGACTCTCAAAGTGATGAATCAAAACCAGATTTGGTTTCGGCTCCTGACGGCACTGCCACACCGCCAGCTGTTGAAAGAGGCCGACTAGAATCGAAAATTGGCTATGAGAGCGGCAGTTCTAGACGAATACGTAATAGAACAATCACAAGCGACACATTACGGCCGACGGATCTTGACGCTGGTGCTGTCGACAGTGCTTTGCTGCGAGAGCTTCAGCGGCCGCATCGGGAGAGCACACCTAGTGCTAGCCCGCACCGAAAGAGGCAAAGAATAAACGGAGATCG ATTTATTCCAACTCGCTCGGGCCAAGACCTGCAGGCTAGCTTCAGCCTATTACATGAAGATGGTTCACCTGCTACCCCCTCTaggcagaagaagagaacaCCCCATGGGGAACTGCATTTTCAAAAAA CCGAGGAGGCCAACCGGACATTCTCAACTCTGCTTCGGGCCGAGCTCTTTGAGAATTCTGTGCCGCAACAAAATCAACCGACTCATTCCCCGGAGAATACGACTAGAAATCCTTCCGCAGCACAGCCTAACCATGCAACACGAGCGCGCACACCCCCAACCAATCCCACTTCATCTCTCCCTTCATCACTCACTCCCTCAACGCCTCATAAGAATCTGTTTTCATATGTGTCCCCTCGGCACCAAGGCCATGTAGCGGTTCACCCAACGCCTTCTAAGACGCCTCAAAGTCGCCATGGCCCAAATTTGGATACGAGAGCAGAAATATATAGCCTATCACCAGTTCGATTTGGAAGCCAGCAACTTTTACTAAGCCCACGTCGACAACCTCGAGCTGTGAGCAAGGTGCCATATAAGGTCCTTGATGCGCCTGAATTGGCCGATGACTTTTATCTGAACTTGGTGGACTGGGGAAGTGCCAACGTCTTGGGAGTGGGCCTTGGGTCTAGTGTGTATATGTGGAATGCCCAAACaagcaaggtcaacaagTTATGCACTTTAGAGGATGACACTGTGACAAGTGTCTCCTGGATACAGAAAGGTACACATCTTGCAATTGGGACAGGAAAAGGCCTGGTACAGATCTGGGATGCTGAGAAAACAAGGCGGCTCAGAACAATGACTGGCCACACGGCTCGAGTGGGTTCTTTAGCTTGGAACACACATATTCTCACATCGGGATCTCGCGACAGATTGATATACCACCGAGATGTCCGAGCGCCCGATCAATGGCTGAGGAAACTGGTTGGTCACAAACAGGAGGTTTGCGGGCTGAAATGGAACTGCGAGGATGGTCAACTCGCTAGCGGAGGCAACGACAACAAGCTGATGGTGTGGGATAAGTTATCGGAGTCGCCGTTATGGAAGTTCTCTGATCACACAGCCGCTGTTAAAGCTATCTCCTGGTCTCCCCATCAACGTGGTCTCCTAGCGTCAGGCGGTGGCACTGCGGATAGGAGAATCATATTTCACGATACAGTCAAGGGTACCGTCGTCAACGAAATCGACACCGGAAGCCAGGTTTGTAACATCGCTTGGTCGAAAAACTCCAACGAGATCGTGTCTACCCATGGATATAGCCAGAATCAAATTGTGGTCTGGAAGTACCCGTCAATGACACAGGTCGCTAGTCTTACCGGACATACATATCGTGTTTTGTATCTGGCAATGAGCCCAGACGGCCGGGTCGTTGTTACTGGCGCCGGTGATGAGACTTTGAGATTCTGGTCGATTTTCGGTCGTCGCTCCGGAAGTAGAGAAGATGGAGAAACGGGCGGCGGCAAATTCGCAGACTGGGGCGTCATCAGATAA
- a CDS encoding acetyltransferase (similar to Metarhizium robertsii ARSEF 23 XP_007819848.2) codes for MATFRRFRPDDVDKFSKCNLDPLTETYELSFYLQYFAKWPSLFQVCEDKEGNIVGYIMGKVESSPDAYKYSEHYLPWHAHITALTVAPEARRLGIGKILTEQLEAAADENEAWFVDLFVRRSNIRAITFYKNLGYTVFRVVKDYYGDHATDLTKATEDALDMRKPMKRDGGGKHIRADGENHEVDPEDVW; via the exons ATGGCAACCTTCCGGCGTTTTCGTCctgatgatgttgacaaATTCTCCAAATGCAACCTTGACCCTTTGACCGAAACATATGAACTAAGCTTCTACTTGCAATACTTTGCCAAATGGCCGTCTCTTTTTCAAGTCTGTGAAGATAAAGAAGGCAATATTGTAGGTTATA TCATGGGCAAGGTCGAGTCGTCACCCGACGCCTACAAATACTCAGAGCATTACCTACCTTGGCATGCACACATCACTGCACTGACTGTGGCGCCTGAAGCCCGTAGGTTGGGCATTGGTAAAATCTTAACAGAGCAGttggaagctgctgcagatgaAAATGAGGCTTGGTTTGTGGACTTATTTGTCCGCAGGAGTAATATCCGCGCCATTACATTTTACAAAAACTTAGGCTACACCGTATTTCGAGTTGTCAAAGACTATTACGGCGACCATGCCACAGATCTGACCAAGGCTACCGAGGACGCGCTTGACATGCGGAAGCCTATGAAAAGAGACGGAGGCGGCAAACATATCCGCGCTGATGGTGAGAACCATGAAGTCGACCCGGAAGATGTTTGGTAG
- a CDS encoding nucleotide-binding, alpha-beta plait (similar to Metarhizium robertsii ARSEF 23 XP_007819847.2) — protein MATTSMDYEAAGGDRYDDDAPRYDRDNRSASPRPTRDENDGGRRRSASPNGTAEGAPKESSGSKDDDDGAVNPGSNLFVTGIHPRLTESEVSKMFEKYGDVEKCQIMRDPHSKESRGFGFVKMVTSEQAEAAKEGLQGEQIEGRTLSIEKARRARPRTPTPGKYFGPPKRDPRPRFDDRRRGGYGSGGAGYSRDDSYRYRGYERNYDRRYDDRSGHDRTGYDRGYDRGYREDRRYEDRNFTRDTERGGYERRERDDYYGRERYGGREDRDRYGQRAPGSYDRDRYDRQADRGAPREREAAVGAPGYGDSAPRSEARDAYGADPSAR, from the exons ATGGCAACTACTTCAATGGATTATGAGGCAGCAGGCGGTGATCGCTACGATG ACGACGCGCCTCGCTACGACCGTGACAACAGGAGTGCCTCACCCCGGCCAACCCGTGATGAGAATGATGGCGGGCGTCGTCGTTCTGCCTCACCCAATGGAACCGCTGAAGG CGCCCCAAAGGAGTCTTCTGGTTCcaaggatgatgacgacggcgcaGTTAACCCCGGCTCAAACCTTTTTGTGACTGGCATTCACCCTCGTCTAACCGAATCCGAAGTCTCGAAGATGTTTGAGAAGTATGGAGACGTCGAAAAATGCCAGATTATGCGGGATCCTCATTCTAAAGAATCTCGTGGGTTTGGATTTGTCAAAATGGTCACTTCAGAACAGGCAGAGGCGGCGAAGGAGGGCCTGCAGGGTGAACAAATTGAAGGTCGTACTCTAAGTATTGAGAAAGCTCGGCGAGCCCGCCCTCGCACGCCCACTCCTGGCAAATATTTTGGTCCACCAAAGCGAG ACCCCCGCCCACGTTTTGATGACAGACGTCGCGGTGGCTATGGTAGTGGCGGCGCTGGCTATAGCCGCGATGATTCGTATAGATACCGTGGATACGAGCGAAATTACGACCGCCGATATGACGACCGTAGCGGCCACGACCGCACCGGCTACGATCGTGGGTATGACCGTGGGTATAGAGAAGATCGCCGATATGAAGACCGTAACTTCACTCGAGATACCGAACGTGGAGGATATGAACGTCGTGAACGTGATGATTACTACGGTCGAGAGCGATATGGAGGTCGTGAAGATCGTGACAGATATGGACAGCGTGCCCCAGGCAGCTATGATCGAGATCGATACGACCGTCAAGCTGACCGTGGTGCACCAAGAGAGCGGGAGGCAGCTGTTGGGGCGCCCGGCTACGGGGACTCGGCACCTCGTTCCGAAGCCCGCGATGCCTACGGAG CTGATCCATCCGCTCGATGA
- a CDS encoding protein transport protein Sec39 (similar to Cordyceps militaris CM01 XP_006669165.1), whose protein sequence is MASTLSPAKVVLLAVHFAGHADIESLAALTATHASILHDELLLRIILTHLPETTRPDAYTGFLQNVVDHASEGGQLESLDTSPVDRLDDGEAAKRATKLHLLPLLYPCTPETSQGDALTRFLFLRTHKMDEETGMLAQLLDLLLPFLSRNSAIQKWAMATVLPYVRKGLEFRMGQPPEYSLAEFEKLTDQQAVKFLLSPGGTLSQSRDNVDHSLRNVVGPWLYDIDRWDCSGKTSGDETSSVFCPGWQHVREWLLSQATLSWSVAVLAIERWGGPDDVDFGDGIPLYLPAPYKYYLEQTYATTVMACVYGVQEATLECLTRMYSLLTTLRQYLGYDVDVIPVEQAINALLDLSVTDISTFHGGRVASFMRNSLLEQHNPLTNPSQDSTKFLLALVLSAYLLTTFGSPSSVRRAGELSLLQDERDQKAEVLKLLRGIAGEAPNESDDYLQRARLSLLWLRDWGQGSTGTSPGEPAPQGALGMVAREYMEAEFLKLLLSKGRR, encoded by the coding sequence ATGGCCAGCACCCTGTCGCCGGCGAAGGTCGTACTTCTTGCTGTGCACTTCGCTGGGCATGCCGATATCGAAAGTCTCGCCGCCCTAACGGCAACTCATGCGTCTATTCTCCATGATGAACTTTTACTCCGAATCATTCTGACGCATTTACCAGAGACTACGAGACCGGATGCCTATACTGGCTTCCTTCAGAACGTAGTTGACCATGCCTCTGAGGGAGGGCAACTCGAATCCCTAGATACCTCGCCTGTTGACAGGTTAGACGAcggcgaagctgccaagAGGGCCACTAAACTTCATCTACTACCGCTACTATACCCTTGCACACCAGAGACTTCCCAAGGAGATGCGCTCACCCGTTTTCTGTTTCTAAGGACTCACAAGATGGACGAGGAAACTGGGATGCTTGCTCAGTTGCTCGATTTGCTGTTACCATTTCTCTCTCGCAATTCGGCCATACAAAAATGGGCAATGGCAACTGTATTGCCATACGTACGGAAGGGCCTGGAGTTTCGCATGGGACAGCCACCTGAATATTCCTTGGCCGAGTTTGAGAAATTGACAGACCAACAGGCCGTTAAGTTCTTACTGTCTCCAGGAGGGACCCTCAGTCAATCACGAGACAACGTCGACCATTCTTTAAGAAATGTTGTAGGGCCATGGCTCTATGATATAGACCGCTGGGACTGCTCGGGAAAGACGTCTGGAGATGAGACATCGTCGGTATTCTGTCCTGGTTGGCAGCATGTCAGGGAATGGCTGCTCTCCCAAGCAACGCTATCGTGGTCCGTCGCTGTTCTGGCCATTGAACGATGGGGTGGCCCGGATGATGTGGATTTCGGCGATGGGATTCCTCTCTATCTTCCGGCTCCTTACAAGTATTATCTTGAGCAAACATATGCGACAACTGTGATGGCTTGTGTGTATGGCGTACAGGAAGCAACCCTGGAATGCTTAACGAGAATGTATTCCTTATTGACAACTCTAAGGCAATACCTTGGGTATGATGTGGATGTCATACCTGTTGAGCAAGCAATAAACGCTTTGCTAGACCTATCAGTCACGGACATTTCGACATTCCATGGCGGCCGGGTTGCGAGTTTCATGAGAAATTCCTTATTAGAACAACATAACCCGTTAACGAACCCGAGCCAAGATTCTACCAAGTTTCTCCTCGCTCTCGTTCTGAGTGCTTACCTCCTGACAACTTTTGGCTCACCCTCATCAGTGAGGCGTGCTGGGGAACTTTCGCTTCTCCAAGATGAACGAGACCAAAAGGCTGAGGTTTTGAAACTCCTAAGAGGCATCGCGGGCGAAGCTCCAAATGAGAGCGACGACTATTTACAACGAGCCCGTTTGTCTCTGCTTTGGCTCCGAGACTGGGGTCAAGGCAGCACAGGTACGAGCCCTGGCGAACCTGCACCACAGGGTGCACTCGGTATGGTCGCTAGGGAATATATGGAAGCAGAGTTCTTGAAGTTACTATTATCCAAGGGGCGTAGGTGA